In Planctomycetota bacterium, a genomic segment contains:
- a CDS encoding DUF4339 domain-containing protein, producing MADAIWYVGQGGQQKGPFAEEDVRAMLGRGEVGRGDVVWKEGMAEWKPVADVPEFAEAAKSLPPGPPPAAPAGPAGPSPAAEFFTGLLGDTMAIVRDPDAGSAAVADKKCPVFAAVWIGLKVLLAGLLALQVHASLSRASGLEGAFEALGRAMAGGGGGYGESAVATFFKTMLMDAIAVGILFAALMLVMAAILRVPEALPKALAVLAISYVPIVAASAVAFVFGWLHLWFQGLVVAAMPASILLFYHVFQHTTQAPRRQAIVYVAAILFAVTLICAGIARF from the coding sequence ATGGCAGATGCGATCTGGTATGTCGGCCAGGGCGGCCAGCAGAAAGGGCCGTTCGCTGAGGAGGACGTCCGGGCCATGCTGGGCCGCGGCGAGGTGGGCCGCGGCGATGTGGTGTGGAAGGAGGGCATGGCCGAATGGAAACCGGTCGCCGACGTGCCGGAGTTCGCGGAAGCGGCGAAATCGCTCCCGCCCGGCCCGCCGCCCGCGGCCCCCGCCGGGCCGGCCGGCCCCAGCCCTGCCGCGGAATTCTTCACGGGCCTGCTCGGCGACACGATGGCCATCGTGCGAGACCCCGATGCGGGTTCCGCCGCCGTGGCCGACAAGAAGTGCCCCGTTTTCGCCGCCGTGTGGATCGGGCTCAAGGTGCTCTTGGCCGGGCTTCTGGCCCTCCAGGTGCACGCCTCGTTGAGCCGCGCGAGCGGCCTGGAGGGGGCCTTCGAGGCCCTCGGCCGGGCCATGGCGGGCGGCGGCGGGGGTTATGGCGAGAGCGCGGTGGCGACCTTCTTCAAGACGATGCTCATGGACGCGATCGCCGTGGGCATTCTCTTCGCCGCGCTCATGCTCGTGATGGCGGCCATCCTGCGGGTGCCCGAGGCGCTGCCGAAGGCCCTGGCCGTGCTCGCGATCTCCTACGTCCCGATCGTGGCCGCCTCGGCCGTGGCCTTCGTGTTCGGCTGGCTGCACCTGTGGTTCCAGGGGCTGGTCGTCGCTGCGATGCCGGCCAGCATCCTCCTCTTCTACCACGTGTTCCAGCACACCACGCAGGCGCCGCGCCGGCAGGCCATCGTCTACGTGGCGGCCATTCTCTTCGCCGTGACCCTCATCTGCGCCGGCATCGCGCGGTTCTAG
- a CDS encoding DUF4339 domain-containing protein — protein sequence MADAAWYVIQAGQQRGPVSEADLRGMLARGEITAADLVWRDGMAEWAAIGTVPGFAGAAPAGPPVPPRAPVAPLAPAGPSAFGKFFHDLFAGGTAEEAVSSPIVSLIEKLLGCVRFLGARPEGFRRYQRLLTRIGCIALVFAGLVWLVAGIVGAIKASSFSPVLGGLQGVLIAVVLHYIAAKFGNAGQQILAGETHVMSSKAFMDCLGLLSALGAIGALVNGVITAINMRAFSPLLPMLVACALLAHLAIFCLNPKECLNIEHDPKKARAGETALAILTFVYRCVLAVTPVVLGAGAAAGTVWATFSMFGTWGSDQFAVMSAAMSYEMANQLVMAAGVAPLLAYVAYLLAMLGVEIAYAIFRIARNTDRSS from the coding sequence ATGGCGGACGCGGCGTGGTACGTGATTCAGGCCGGCCAACAGCGGGGCCCCGTCTCGGAGGCCGACCTCCGGGGCATGCTCGCCCGCGGGGAGATCACGGCAGCCGATCTCGTGTGGAGGGACGGCATGGCGGAATGGGCAGCGATCGGCACCGTGCCCGGGTTCGCCGGCGCGGCGCCGGCCGGGCCGCCGGTCCCGCCCCGCGCGCCCGTGGCGCCCCTGGCGCCCGCCGGGCCGAGCGCCTTCGGCAAGTTCTTCCACGACCTCTTTGCGGGCGGCACGGCGGAGGAGGCCGTCAGCTCGCCCATCGTATCGCTCATCGAGAAGCTGCTCGGCTGCGTGCGGTTCCTGGGCGCGCGGCCCGAGGGCTTCCGCCGCTACCAGCGCCTCCTCACCCGCATCGGCTGCATCGCGCTCGTCTTCGCGGGCCTCGTGTGGCTGGTCGCCGGCATCGTGGGCGCCATCAAGGCATCGAGCTTCAGCCCCGTCCTGGGCGGCCTCCAGGGGGTCCTTATCGCCGTTGTGCTGCACTATATCGCCGCCAAGTTCGGCAACGCCGGCCAGCAGATCCTCGCCGGCGAAACCCACGTCATGTCGTCGAAGGCGTTCATGGACTGCTTGGGCCTGCTCTCGGCCCTCGGGGCGATTGGCGCGCTGGTGAACGGCGTCATCACCGCGATCAACATGCGGGCGTTCAGCCCGTTGCTGCCCATGCTTGTGGCCTGCGCGTTGCTCGCACACCTGGCGATCTTCTGTCTCAACCCGAAGGAATGCCTGAACATCGAGCACGACCCGAAGAAGGCGCGCGCGGGGGAGACGGCCCTGGCGATCCTCACCTTCGTCTACCGCTGCGTGCTGGCGGTCACCCCCGTCGTCCTCGGCGCGGGTGCCGCGGCGGGCACCGTGTGGGCGACCTTCTCGATGTTCGGCACGTGGGGCAGCGACCAGTTCGCCGTGATGTCCGCGGCCATGTCGTACGAGATGGCTAACCAGTTGGTGATGGCGGCCGGCGTGGCCCCGCTGCTGGCCTACGTGGCCTACCTGCTCGCGATGCTGGGCGTCGAGATCGCCTACGCGATCTTCCGCATCGCGCGGAACACCGACCGCTCGTCGTAG
- a CDS encoding alcohol dehydrogenase catalytic domain-containing protein: protein MAKKAAGKTMKAQVFYEPLKMAYEDAPMPVIAADEVLVRVKACGICGSDIAYYYGMSSLETPTGKGPLVLGHEYTGEVVEVGDIPKSLKLFKPGDRVVLDPVQYCNACDVCYRGQTNLCENKAVLGVSCNGGFAEYSKSKYTGVHPLPDNVSFEHGALTEPLGCATYAVKNLEVQPGQFVVVIGPGAIGCMMVQLVKKSGAGAVALLGTRDYRLEIGRKLGADLIINDGEKNSPYYVADIKAKIADLTKGKMADRVVVATGSVEAMELALAISGRRSVIVYFGLPGDKAVIRVPALQSILWDKTIRFSWLAPNVWQTALGALATGLVDVSPLVSHTYKLADLVGALGKVKDRVGNPMKPVVVP from the coding sequence ATGGCCAAGAAAGCCGCTGGCAAGACGATGAAGGCCCAGGTGTTCTACGAGCCGCTCAAGATGGCCTATGAGGACGCGCCGATGCCGGTGATCGCCGCCGACGAGGTGCTCGTGCGCGTGAAGGCCTGCGGCATCTGCGGCTCCGACATCGCCTACTACTACGGCATGAGCTCGCTCGAGACCCCCACGGGCAAGGGGCCCCTTGTCCTCGGCCACGAATACACGGGCGAGGTCGTCGAGGTCGGCGACATCCCCAAGAGCCTCAAGCTCTTCAAGCCCGGCGACCGCGTGGTGCTCGACCCCGTGCAGTACTGCAACGCCTGCGACGTGTGCTACCGCGGCCAGACCAACCTGTGCGAGAACAAGGCCGTGCTCGGCGTCTCCTGCAACGGCGGCTTCGCCGAATACTCCAAGTCCAAATACACCGGCGTCCACCCCCTGCCCGACAACGTGTCGTTCGAGCACGGCGCGCTCACCGAGCCGCTCGGGTGCGCGACCTACGCCGTCAAGAACCTCGAGGTGCAGCCCGGCCAGTTCGTCGTCGTCATCGGCCCGGGCGCCATCGGCTGCATGATGGTGCAGCTCGTCAAGAAGTCGGGCGCCGGCGCCGTCGCGCTGCTCGGCACGCGCGACTATCGCCTCGAGATCGGCCGCAAGCTGGGCGCCGACCTCATCATCAACGACGGCGAGAAGAACTCGCCCTACTACGTGGCCGACATCAAGGCAAAGATCGCCGATCTCACGAAGGGCAAGATGGCCGACCGCGTGGTCGTGGCCACGGGCTCGGTGGAGGCGATGGAGCTGGCGCTCGCCATCTCGGGGCGCCGCTCGGTCATCGTCTACTTCGGCCTGCCGGGCGACAAGGCGGTCATCCGCGTGCCCGCGCTCCAGAGCATCCTGTGGGACAAGACGATTCGCTTCTCGTGGCTGGCGCCCAACGTGTGGCAGACGGCGCTGGGCGCGCTCGCCACGGGGCTGGTGGATGTGTCGCCCCTCGTGAGCCACACGTACAAGCTGGCCGACCTGGTCGGCGCCCTGGGCAAGGTCAAGGATCGCGTAGGCAACCCGATGAAGCCCGTCGTCGTGCCGTAA
- a CDS encoding sugar phosphate isomerase/epimerase family protein, whose product MAVKLSIGSWAYTFGPYAKAPIDLPTVCKKLGELGFDGIELGGFRPHAHPDDYATPAKQAELRKLLADNGLQVSAIAADFWSDALVPWEKQDGYRATFKKNLDFCVAIGIPCIRVDTVAPPPGPVGKARQDALKKCADLWRECAETAAKAKVKVTWEFEPGFCFNKPCEIVGIAKKVNHPNFGILLDACHAHMVAAVGARQPEPVEILPNGELDLIKNLTGHINHIHLIDSDNTLHGNETSTHRPFGEGVLDFDKIIPAILKAGYKSEWWVIDLCFWPEAWNVTDAAKKFLEPYIKKYGK is encoded by the coding sequence ATGGCCGTCAAGTTGTCGATCGGGAGCTGGGCCTACACCTTCGGGCCGTATGCGAAGGCGCCCATTGACCTGCCCACGGTGTGCAAGAAGCTCGGCGAGCTGGGCTTCGACGGGATCGAGCTGGGCGGCTTCCGCCCCCACGCCCACCCCGACGACTACGCCACCCCCGCCAAGCAGGCCGAGCTGCGCAAGCTGCTGGCCGACAACGGCCTCCAGGTCTCCGCCATCGCCGCCGACTTCTGGTCCGATGCCCTTGTGCCCTGGGAGAAGCAGGACGGCTATCGCGCGACCTTCAAGAAGAACCTCGATTTCTGCGTCGCCATCGGCATCCCGTGCATCCGCGTGGACACGGTGGCCCCGCCCCCAGGCCCCGTGGGCAAGGCCCGGCAGGATGCGCTGAAGAAGTGTGCGGACCTCTGGCGCGAGTGCGCCGAAACGGCCGCCAAGGCCAAGGTCAAGGTCACCTGGGAGTTCGAGCCCGGCTTCTGCTTCAACAAGCCCTGCGAAATCGTCGGCATCGCCAAGAAGGTGAACCACCCCAACTTCGGCATCCTGCTCGACGCCTGCCACGCGCACATGGTCGCCGCCGTGGGCGCCCGCCAGCCCGAGCCCGTCGAAATCCTCCCCAACGGCGAACTCGACCTCATCAAGAACCTCACCGGCCATATCAACCACATCCACCTGATCGACTCCGACAACACTCTCCACGGCAACGAGACGAGCACCCACCGCCCCTTCGGCGAGGGCGTGCTGGACTTCGACAAGATCATCCCCGCCATCCTCAAGGCCGGCTACAAGAGCGAGTGGTGGGTGATTGACCTGTGCTTCTGGCCCGAGGCGTGGAACGTCACCGACGCGGCCAAGAAATTCCTCGAGCCCTACATCAAGAAGTATGGAAAGTGA
- a CDS encoding aldose epimerase family protein has translation MRSRTRGILLLGVVAGGALLASCADMLERYEPEVLPSVGKAPYGELPDGSSVDLYTLANGTGMQVKVLNYGAILASVEVPDREGTVADVTLGYDSLEGWMKNPAYFGATVGRYANRIARGTFTLDGQTFKLATNNGENHIHGGLVGFHKVLWNAQPMVTSTSAGVRLTYVSRDGEEGYPGTLSVTVVYTLSTRNELKIEFTATTDKPTVVNLTNHAYWNLGGPGSGDVLGHLLTLFADQYTPVDKGLIPTGELKPVLDTPMDFTAPTPIGKRIAEVEGGYDHNFVLRNQPPRVGIAARLYDPRSGRLMELLTDQPGLQLYTGNFLDGSIVGKGGVAYGKHAGLCLEAQRYPDSPNRPNFPSPVLRPGETYRHTQILRFSTRPLPHSNAR, from the coding sequence ATGAGAAGCAGAACCCGGGGCATCCTTCTCCTGGGCGTTGTGGCTGGCGGGGCGCTCCTCGCCTCGTGCGCGGACATGCTCGAGCGCTACGAGCCTGAGGTCCTGCCCAGCGTCGGCAAGGCGCCCTACGGAGAGCTGCCCGACGGCAGTTCGGTGGACCTCTACACGCTGGCGAACGGCACGGGCATGCAGGTCAAGGTGCTCAACTATGGCGCCATCCTGGCCAGCGTGGAGGTGCCCGACCGGGAGGGCACGGTCGCCGATGTGACGCTCGGCTACGACTCGCTGGAGGGCTGGATGAAGAACCCCGCGTACTTCGGCGCCACGGTCGGCCGCTACGCCAACCGCATCGCGCGCGGCACGTTCACCCTCGACGGCCAAACCTTCAAGCTGGCGACGAACAACGGCGAGAACCACATCCACGGCGGCCTCGTGGGCTTCCACAAGGTGCTCTGGAACGCCCAGCCGATGGTCACCTCCACGTCGGCGGGCGTGCGCCTCACCTACGTCAGCCGCGACGGCGAGGAGGGCTATCCCGGCACCCTGAGCGTGACGGTGGTCTACACGCTCTCAACCCGCAATGAGCTCAAGATCGAGTTCACCGCCACCACCGACAAGCCCACCGTGGTGAACCTCACGAACCACGCCTACTGGAACCTGGGCGGCCCGGGCTCGGGCGACGTGCTTGGCCATCTCCTCACCCTGTTCGCCGACCAGTACACGCCCGTGGACAAGGGCCTGATCCCTACAGGGGAGCTCAAGCCCGTGCTGGATACGCCGATGGACTTCACGGCCCCGACGCCGATCGGCAAGCGCATTGCCGAGGTCGAGGGCGGCTACGACCACAACTTCGTCCTGCGCAACCAGCCGCCGCGCGTGGGCATTGCGGCGCGCCTCTACGACCCCAGGAGCGGCCGCCTGATGGAGCTCCTCACCGACCAGCCGGGCCTTCAGCTCTACACCGGGAACTTCCTCGATGGCTCCATCGTCGGCAAGGGGGGCGTCGCCTACGGCAAGCATGCGGGCCTGTGCCTCGAGGCCCAGCGCTACCCCGACTCCCCCAATCGCCCGAATTTCCCTTCGCCCGTGCTCCGGCCCGGCGAGACCTACCGCCACACGCAGATCCTCCGGTTCTCCACCCGGCCATTGCCGCATTCGAACGCCCGTTGA
- a CDS encoding CBS domain-containing protein, which yields MPDARPAGGTYYYLSNLLGARVFVEGEGPALGRLRDIGFAGGAAYPPAVSLEVAVRKNGVRVLPWSAVVEFSAKGIRTRRTDEPAPPADFWVRRDVLDDQVVDLSGAKVRRVNDVQFLYAEGQLVPAHVEIGVYGLLRRLGVARAVAGLLRWLFDYTLKERFITWRHVQVVSPGGSPGGVRVTALASRLADLHPAELADILEELGAKERQALLRTLDPETAAGALEEVTPDVQRTMLAQEEPGKAADILEEMPAQEAADLLRELPDPEAQRIISRMDFEAAEDVRELLAHEDESAGSMMSTSCIEAAPDDIVADVLEAIRRRAEEIGVFNIIYVLDEGRRLVGVVSLRELFAASPDARIGRLMTTHLIKVGPEARLRDLARLFAKYGLRAVPVVDERGGFLGAVRLKDVLNELAPLIREER from the coding sequence ATGCCAGACGCGCGGCCCGCAGGCGGAACCTACTACTACCTGTCGAACCTCCTCGGCGCGAGAGTGTTCGTAGAGGGCGAGGGGCCGGCGCTGGGCCGGCTGCGCGACATCGGCTTTGCCGGCGGCGCGGCCTACCCGCCCGCCGTGAGCCTCGAGGTGGCCGTGCGCAAGAACGGGGTTCGGGTGTTGCCCTGGTCCGCCGTGGTGGAGTTCTCCGCCAAGGGCATCCGAACGCGGAGAACGGACGAGCCGGCGCCGCCGGCGGACTTCTGGGTGCGGCGCGACGTGCTGGACGACCAGGTGGTGGACCTCTCGGGGGCCAAGGTGCGGCGGGTGAACGACGTGCAGTTCCTCTACGCGGAGGGGCAACTGGTGCCCGCCCACGTGGAGATTGGCGTCTACGGCCTCTTGCGCCGGCTCGGCGTGGCCCGGGCCGTGGCCGGGCTCCTCCGCTGGCTCTTCGACTACACGCTCAAGGAGCGTTTCATCACGTGGCGACACGTGCAGGTCGTGAGCCCGGGCGGCTCGCCCGGCGGCGTGCGCGTGACGGCCCTCGCCAGCCGCCTGGCCGACCTCCACCCCGCCGAGCTGGCCGATATTCTCGAGGAACTCGGCGCGAAGGAGCGGCAGGCGCTGCTGCGCACGCTTGACCCCGAGACGGCTGCCGGCGCCCTCGAGGAGGTGACCCCCGACGTCCAACGCACCATGCTGGCCCAGGAGGAGCCGGGCAAGGCAGCCGATATCCTCGAAGAGATGCCCGCGCAGGAGGCCGCGGACCTCCTGCGCGAGCTGCCCGACCCCGAAGCCCAACGGATCATCAGCCGAATGGACTTCGAGGCGGCGGAGGACGTGCGCGAACTCCTCGCTCACGAGGATGAGAGCGCGGGCAGCATGATGTCCACCTCGTGCATCGAGGCGGCGCCCGACGACATCGTCGCGGATGTCCTGGAGGCCATCCGCCGCCGTGCCGAAGAGATCGGCGTGTTCAACATCATCTACGTGCTCGACGAGGGCCGGCGCCTGGTGGGCGTGGTGAGCCTGCGCGAGCTGTTCGCCGCCTCGCCCGACGCCCGCATCGGCCGCCTGATGACCACGCATCTGATCAAGGTGGGGCCCGAGGCACGGCTGCGCGACCTCGCGCGCCTCTTCGCGAAGTACGGCCTGCGGGCCGTGCCGGTGGTGGACGAACGCGGGGGCTTCCTGGGGGCCGTGCGGCTCAAGGACGTGTTGAACGAGCTGGCGCCCCTGATACGGGAGGAGCGATGA
- a CDS encoding Nramp family divalent metal transporter gives MSTWRRWRVRLALFAMVVGPGIITANVDNDAGGIATYSVAGAKYGYMLLWVLIPTCILLVLVQEMCSRMGVVTGKGLSALIRERFGLRASFYLMVALVLTNLGNAIADFAGVVAGAGIFGIPEFISAPLSAFILWHAVVKGTYRSVERWFFVACLFYVAYIISGILAKPDWGAALRGTFVPRMTWDAGCLYMVVGIIGTTIAPWMQFYQQASVIEKGIPLKHYRYAVADTVIGGVIVTIVCYFIVLACGATLHPRGIEVETADQAAEALYPIAGNYCATLFAIGLIAASHFGATILPISTATSVCEAMGWETGVDRRFSEAPHYYSIYTFTIVIGATVAAVTSTAMLVKIMLFSQVVNGILLPAVVFFMLRITSDKSIMGNYTNGRFFNIVAWLGTGLVAAMSLTMVVLTFLHGG, from the coding sequence ATGAGCACCTGGCGGCGATGGCGCGTGCGTCTGGCCCTGTTCGCCATGGTGGTGGGGCCGGGCATCATCACGGCGAACGTGGACAACGACGCCGGCGGCATCGCCACGTACTCGGTCGCGGGCGCGAAGTACGGCTACATGCTCCTGTGGGTTCTGATCCCCACCTGCATTCTTCTGGTGCTGGTCCAGGAGATGTGCAGCAGGATGGGCGTGGTGACCGGCAAGGGGCTCTCGGCTCTCATCCGCGAGCGGTTCGGCCTGAGGGCCTCTTTCTATCTCATGGTTGCCCTCGTGCTCACGAACCTGGGCAATGCGATTGCCGACTTCGCAGGCGTGGTGGCGGGAGCCGGCATCTTCGGCATCCCGGAGTTCATCTCCGCCCCGCTCAGCGCATTCATCCTCTGGCACGCGGTGGTCAAGGGAACGTACCGCTCTGTCGAGCGCTGGTTCTTCGTGGCCTGCCTGTTCTACGTGGCGTACATCATCTCGGGGATTCTGGCCAAGCCGGACTGGGGGGCCGCCTTGCGCGGCACCTTCGTGCCGCGGATGACGTGGGACGCCGGTTGCCTCTACATGGTGGTGGGCATCATCGGCACCACGATCGCCCCCTGGATGCAGTTCTACCAGCAGGCCAGCGTCATCGAGAAAGGCATACCGCTCAAGCACTACCGATACGCGGTGGCCGACACCGTGATCGGCGGGGTCATCGTCACGATCGTCTGTTACTTCATCGTGCTGGCGTGCGGCGCGACGCTCCACCCCCGAGGAATCGAGGTGGAGACGGCCGACCAGGCGGCGGAGGCCCTCTACCCCATTGCCGGCAACTACTGCGCCACGCTCTTCGCGATCGGCCTCATCGCGGCCTCGCATTTCGGCGCCACGATCCTGCCGATCTCCACCGCCACCAGCGTCTGCGAGGCCATGGGGTGGGAGACGGGCGTAGACAGGCGTTTCTCCGAGGCGCCTCATTACTACTCCATCTACACCTTCACCATCGTGATCGGCGCCACCGTTGCCGCCGTGACCAGCACGGCCATGCTAGTCAAGATCATGCTGTTTTCCCAGGTCGTTAACGGCATCCTGCTCCCCGCGGTGGTCTTCTTCATGCTCCGCATCACCAGCGACAAGAGCATCATGGGCAACTACACGAATGGGCGGTTCTTCAACATTGTGGCCTGGCTGGGCACCGGCCTGGTCGCTGCCATGAGCCTCACGATGGTGGTTCTCACCTTCCTGCACGGCGGCTAG
- a CDS encoding DUF3568 family protein, with protein MNAKRSLVMLGVALTALVSSGCALLLVGAGAAAGAGTVAYLQGELKTNQDAPLDKVLKATDATLKEMKLTVLERTEGVERAKLTARVEADKRVEITLTKLTPKATAISIRVGVFGDEALSRQILEKILKRL; from the coding sequence ATGAATGCCAAGCGTTCGCTAGTGATGTTGGGTGTAGCGCTCACTGCGCTCGTCAGTTCGGGCTGCGCGCTGCTGCTCGTGGGCGCCGGCGCTGCCGCGGGCGCGGGCACCGTGGCCTATCTCCAGGGGGAACTCAAGACCAATCAGGACGCCCCGCTCGACAAGGTGCTGAAGGCCACCGACGCCACGCTCAAGGAGATGAAGCTCACGGTCCTCGAGCGCACGGAAGGGGTCGAGCGCGCGAAGCTCACGGCCCGTGTGGAGGCCGACAAGCGGGTGGAGATCACGCTCACGAAGCTTACGCCGAAGGCGACGGCCATCTCCATCCGCGTAGGCGTGTTCGGCGACGAGGCCCTCTCGCGCCAGATTCTCGAGAAGATCCTCAAGCGCCTCTGA